The DNA sequence CGTCTCGGCGGGTTCCTGCTTCTCCGCGCTGTGCCGGGACAGGTCCCGGTCTTACCCGCGCTCGACAGGCTGACACTGCCAGTCCGGCAGCCTTGGCGACGTTGACCGCCGCGTTGATGTCCCGGTCAAGGACGGCCCCGCACGCCAAGCACTCCCAGTCGCGGATGTGCAGTGGCTTGGGGCCGTCCTTGACGCCGCACTGCGAGCACACCTGAGAGGTCGGTTCGAACCGGCCGATTCTGTGGAAGGTGCGCCCGTACCGGGCGGCCTTGTACTCCAGCATGGCGAGGAACGCCGACCATCCGGCATCGTGGACGGACTTGGCCATGCGCGTTCGGGCGAGTCCTTTGACTGCCAGGTCCTCAACGGCAACCGCTTGGTTCTCGCGGATGATCTTCGTTGAAAGCTGGTGGTGGAACTCGCGCCGAGCGTCGGCAACCCGGGCGTGAGCGCGGGTGACCTTGATGCGGGCCTTGGTCCGGTTGTTGCTGCCCTTGGCCTTGCGGGACAGTCGCCGCTGTTCCCGTTTCAGTTTCTTCTCCGCCCGGCGCAGGAAACGTGGGCTGTCGATCTTCGTGCCGTCCGAGAGGATCGCAAAGTGCGTGAGCCCCAGGTCGATGCCGACCTGACCAGCCACCCCAGGCAGCGTTTCATCCTCCCCCGTATAGACCACGAACGAGGCGAAGTACCTTCCGGACGCATCCTTGATCACGGCCACCGTGGACGGCACGCACGGGAGGGCGCGGGACCACTTGACCCGGACCTCGCCGATCTTCGGCAACGACAGGCCACCGCCGGCCGTGATCTTCCAACGGGCGTTGGCGGTGAACCGTACGGCCTGCCGGTTGTCCTTGCGGGACTTCAACCGGGGTCCACCCATCCGCGGGCGCTTGCCCTTGAGGCCGTCAAAGAAGTTCCGGTACGCGGCGTCGAGGTCTCGAAGGGACTGCTGGAGCACGACGGCGGATACCTCGCCGAGCCAGGAGCGTTCGCCGGTCTTCTTCGCCTCGGTGATCAGCAGCGTGGAAAGGTCCCCGGTCTTCGGGAACGGCGCACCCTCGGCGCGGGCGGTCTCACGTGCGCGAAACGCATCGTTGTAGACCACCCGTGAGCACCCGAACGCCCTTGCCAGCGCCGAGCGCTGAGGACCGTTCGGGTACAGGCGAAAGCTGTATCGCAGCTGCACACCAATCAGCGTAGTACGGCTCCTCCATGGCTGAATATCAGAACTTCCGAA is a window from the Streptomyces sp. NBC_01244 genome containing:
- a CDS encoding RNA-guided endonuclease InsQ/TnpB family protein, giving the protein MQLRYSFRLYPNGPQRSALARAFGCSRVVYNDAFRARETARAEGAPFPKTGDLSTLLITEAKKTGERSWLGEVSAVVLQQSLRDLDAAYRNFFDGLKGKRPRMGGPRLKSRKDNRQAVRFTANARWKITAGGGLSLPKIGEVRVKWSRALPCVPSTVAVIKDASGRYFASFVVYTGEDETLPGVAGQVGIDLGLTHFAILSDGTKIDSPRFLRRAEKKLKREQRRLSRKAKGSNNRTKARIKVTRAHARVADARREFHHQLSTKIIRENQAVAVEDLAVKGLARTRMAKSVHDAGWSAFLAMLEYKAARYGRTFHRIGRFEPTSQVCSQCGVKDGPKPLHIRDWECLACGAVLDRDINAAVNVAKAAGLAVSACRARVRPGPVPAQRGEAGTRRDGQLTVVGIPSL